The DNA region ACTCTTCATTTCTGATTCCGGTAAGCACGACCTTTCCCGACGAGAAGATCAGCGATGCCATTTTCGGACTGTCGATACGATACACTGCACCGGGGAAACGTTTTGTATTGAGTTCACACCCGTCAATTTTTTCGGAGATCTCTGCAAGATCAATTTCTTCGGCAATTACGCCGGAGGCGACGATATTTTCAATCTTCAGAGAGGAGTATGTTTTCCCATCCATCTTTATTAAATGGAGCACGGACAAGCATAATACTTCGCGTTAGATGCGGGTGTGGTTTCATCTGTAAATGCGCGGCGGTTTATATAATATCATTTCAAGGTTTTGGATATTTTCAAAGAAAAAAGATATTTGGGGTCGCGATTTTTCCCGGAAAATCCGGTCAATCATCCAGCCCGGGATCGTGATACGATCGCCGCTCTTCGACATGCCCGTCCACATACCGTGCGAACCGGTTTTCGCCGATGTCATGGACTGGGTCGGGGACATCCCACGGCCACCCGCCAAATTCGGTCTGCCGGAAGTCCCGATAGGCTTCCTGGATCTCTTCAGGCGTGTTCATGACAAACGGACCGTATCTGGCGATCGGTTCATTGATCGGCTCTCCTTCCAGAAGAAGGAGGGAACACCGGGCATTTCCGGCATGTATCGAGATATCCTCGCCTCCCGGGAGTACGACCCGCGAGTAGGGGCCGATCTCCTTTGTGCCGATCATGATTTTATCGCCGTCGTAGAAATAGAGATTTCGAGAGATCGTCGAAGTAACGGCCGGGATGCGAAGTTCTGCTCCCGGGGCCATTCTGATGAGGAGAACCCTGACATGATTGTCCGGGTCGGTTGCCCAGGACGCAGGCGAGGGTGCGGGGGCACGTTTCCCGTCCCATACTCCTGCAATCAGTCGGATCGTGCTTGCTTTTCCGGCGGCATCCCTGGAGGTGATGACGGGTATGTCCTCGGCCCAGAGCATCCGGTAATGCGGCTGCGCAAGTTTGTCCTTTGCCGGAAGGTTCAGCCATATCTGGAAAAGTTCGAGCGGATTTTCCCGGTCCGCATGTACGAGCGGGAACATCTCCGCGTGCTGGCAGCCGCTCCCGGCTGTCATCCACTGCACATCCCCGTTGCAATATCTGCCTGAAGAGCCGAGCGAATCGGAATGATCCACATAGCCCTGTATCGTGGCCGTGATCGTCTCAAAGCCCCGGTGCGGATGAACCGGGAAGCCCGGGACTCGCTGCCCGTGATACATGCGGAACCCGTTTTTTATGACAAAATCGTTTCCCAGGTTTCTGCCGGAAAGAGAGACGGCCGGACCGAGGTCCCGTTCTCCTTTCGGGTACATATCTTTATGATGAGCACAGAAAAGAAACGGATTGTCCGTTACGAACGGAAAGCCGAGTCTTTCAACACGGATAACTTCTTTCTCTGCCATTTCGCTGTTATGTGAATAGAACTCCCCAATCCGTTATATATTTGTGGGAGACGGCAGACAAACGGCCGGTATGTGCCGTTTTTTTTCTGCAGAGGCGGAATGGGATTTTCGCGGTCTTCGGCATCGAAATACCATCTTCCCGAGGTATAATATGCGGGAACGCTCAATATTACATATCTCTATGCTGGAACTACTGGTAGCCGTCATATCAGCCGCGTTTACGCTGATCATTATTCTTGATCCCCTGCTTTCGGTCTCGATGTTCATCAATCTGACCAGGGATCTCCAAAACCCGAGATGATCAGGCAGGCTTTCGTGGCAACGGGCGTCGCCGGCGTTCTGATGCTGACATTTCTGATATTCAATAATCTGCTGTTCGATCTTCTCGGCATTGAACTGGAGAGTTTCAAGGTCGCTGGAGGTATCATTCTCTTTATTCTTGGTCTGCAGATCGTTCTTGGTCTGGAAATCGGCGGCTCCTCGGCAGGGCACAAAAGTCTGGAGAGCTCGGACCGGATCGGGAAAAAATCCATGGCAGGCGTCATCATCGGCACGCCGGTGATGTGCGGGCCTGGAACGATCACGACAGTGATGATCCTCGGGGCTCAGGATGGTATCATTCTGACCCTCGTTGCCGTGATCCTTGCCCTGTTTTGTATCTGGCTGATTTTGATCTTCTCGGCGCAGATCAAGAAACTGCTCGGAGAAACCGTGCTTGTGATCCTCTCAAAAATCGTAGGTCTTCTGCTTACGGCGATTGCCGTACATACGATCTGGACCGGTATCCTTGGACTGATTGCCCTTTCGGTCGCCTGATCATGGTCGTCTTCAAACCGGAAATGACTGAGTTCCTCGTTTTTGATCTGGAGGCGTTCGTGCCGCCGATGGACCGGAGGAAACGGACCGGAGCCTCCCTTGCCGTGAATGCGTTTCGCGAAGGGCATACCCTTCTAGGCGGTGTTGTCTACGGCGGCCGGCCGCTCACAGGCGAGGTGGTCCAGGACTATGCTCATTACTGGATGTGGCGCGAAGGAGGGGAAAAAGAGGTGGTGACCGCCCTTTACCGGGTTTTTGCCGCGATGTGGGACGGGGTCAAAGACAAGAAGATGATCCAGGCGGATCCTGTTGTCTGCGGGGTCGGGATCTCGACATTCGATATGCCGTTTCTCCTGACGAAATGTCTCCAGTACCAGGTGGCTCCTCCCGAAGAAATCTACAACACGATAGGCAAGTGCCGGGTCGTCGATCTTTCCGTTGCGGGTATCGGTTTTGTCCCGACACAGAATCCTATTCTGCACCCCTGTTCGCATAATCAGCTGGCCGACGCTCTGCTTCCTGAGCGTGCCAGAAAACCTACCGGAAAAAAGGTGTGGGAGATGATGGATGCAAAGGAGTACGGGGCGGTCGAACAGAGGTGCGAGGGCGAGGTCCGGGAGATGGTGGAGATCGCAAACCGGATGCTTCTCAGCTGTCGATATCCGCGTAGTACGGTTTGATGTCGAGGACCGGCGTATTATCGAGTGCTTCGAGTCCTTTGACGGTGAGGACGAGGTCATTTATGCTGATGATCGTAACAAGCGTAAGAGAGATCGGATTCGGTCTTACCGGAGCACGGGTCGAGAATACGCCGCGCATCTCGCCTTTTCCGTGGCCATGCGGTTTTACTTTGAGGACGTCCCGTTCCGCCCGGTCGAACCAGCAGAGGATGAAGACTTTGTCACCGGCGGCAAGCCCAAAGAGTCCGTCCCGGTATTTCTCATAGATCGTTATCCTGCTTGGTTTGTCGGTGAAGATCCCTTGTCTTGGTGCGTCGTCCTGACGTTCGAAGGGCGAATGAACGATGCCGATCGGGGTGCATTCTATTTTATTTGGGGCATTTTTCTGGGCGGGTGCGGATTTGAGGGAGAGGAGATCGAGAGCATTATTGCATAACCAGTCGCATGACCCGACGTAGGCGTTTTCCCGCGGGACATGCGTGTAGGAGACCGAGGCAAACTCCGATGCCAGCTGTTTTGCTTTTTCATACAAGGGCCGCAGATCCGCCGACCTTACCGCGTATCTCCCGGTCATCTGGGAAATCATCAGATTGCTGTCGGAAAAGACCTCGACGTTCGTCTCTTTGGGCTTGCAGAACTTCACGGCCCGGCGCAGAGCGGAGTTCAGCGCCGAGTATTCTGCCGCATTATTGGTTGCAAGCCCAAGCGTCAGGACATCGGACTCAAGGACCTCGTCTCCGCGTAAAATCAGCCACGCGGCAGCGGCCTGTCCTGGGTTTCCCCGGCTTGCCCCGTCAGTGTAGATCGTCAGATGGTCCATGGATTAGTAACTCGACCTATACTTTAATTAATGTGCCTGTCTGAGTATAGAACATGGACACTATCACCATTCATGTAGGAACCCATGGACTGACTGCGTCGAGTACCTTTGACGGAGGCAACATCTCTCCGAAGATTGAACTTCTGGGTGTACCCAAAGAGGTCCAGTATGTAGGCATGATCGTCCAGAATAAATCCGGCGGCGAGAACTACAAATGCATATGGTCGGTCTGGAACATCCCCTCAGTCGGCTACATCCCGCCGGGATACGACGTCGGCCCTGCTCCGAAGTTCCCGTTCCCTGCAGTCCAGGGGGTAAACGACTTCGGCGAGCATGCCTGGCACGGCCCGTCACCGGGTCTTGGGATCACTGACCGACTCTTATTCCAGGTGTTCGGCCGGACCGAACCCCTGATCATCTCGGCAAATGCCAAGATGGATGAAGTGATCGAAGCGTTCCGCGACGGGAAAACCACTGCCCACGGCAGTCTCGAAGTCACCTATCAGGGATAACTCCCTGCCTTTTTTCAAGCCTTTTGCTTTCCTGGCGTAAACATCTAAAAAACAGAGGAAAATCGATATTGGTTATTCTATCTGCAGAAGTTTGAGAGAGATCAGATCATCGTAGATCTTTTTGACCGCTTTCTTTGCATCTGCCGTTTTCTTTCCGCCGGTGATGATAAGTTTTCCCGAACCAAAGAGCAGAACGACCACTTTCGGATCGTCGAGCCGGTAGACGAGTCCCGGAAACTGCTCGGGTTCATACTCGATCTTGTCCAGATTGAAGCTCATCGCGATCTTGTTGAGATTGATGCGGCTTCCAAGGTCGGCCGAGGTGACGATGTTTTGAACGGTGTAGGTCGGGTTGTCCAGAATGTTGATCTTGAGCTCTTTTAGGAGAGCTACCAGGTATTCCAGTCCTTTGGTCAGATTCTCGAGGCTTTTGGCGCCGGTAAGGACGACTTTTCCCGATCCGAAAACCAGGGCCGCAATTTTCGGATTCTGCATGCGCAGGACGACTCCGGGGAAACGCTGTTTATTATATTCCGCTCCCGGAATCTGGGCGGCGAGCGCCACAAGGTCCAGACTGTCATTCACCTTGGTTGATGCAACAATATTCTCAATCTTCAGCGAGTCTTCGGGAAGGTTTGACATATTTATAAGTTAATACAGGTTAGTATATAAATACTCGTGTGGGTTGCTTAAAAAAAGAGGGGGAAAATATGCTTAATCGTATTCACGCCAGGTATGTTTGCATTTCGTGCAGCGGAAGAATCTTACTTCGGATTCATCAGCACTGCGTAACTGGCGGAGCCACCACTCGGCGATGCCGTGACCGCAGTTTGGACATTTGATGGCGATTGTTGGTTTGGTTCCCATATCCGCGCCTTCTTCCACGATCAGAATGTCGTTTTCCTGCATGTAAGCGACTTTTTTCATCTGCTCCTTATTTTCGGCGGTGATGGTTTCGGTATATCCACATTTTGAACAGCAGAGCTGTCCGTCTTTTGATTTCATCAGCTTCCCGCATGTTGGGCAGAACATCATAGAATACACTATTGGTTTTTCAACGTTAAATAGCCTTATGAAGCCGGCAGGTTCGGCTGGCAAACCCATTTATCCAACCATGCCCAACCAATAAGCATCGATATGCTGGATACTCTGATACTCTGCACATTAATCATCAGTCTGGTCGCATTTCTTCTCACGCTGATTCCTGGAAAATATGACAAATATACTGCGATTACAGGATGGATCATGGTGGAACTCAGCTTCCTTTTCATGCTCCCTGATCTTCTTGAAGAGGGAAATTTTTTTTATCCGCTGCTCGCCATCGCCGGAATCCCGCTCGTATATATTACCATTAAACGTCTGCTCATCCGTGACCAGCATATCCTCAGACTCACCTATGCGGCGGCCATCTGTGGAATCGTTTATGCCCCGTTTGCCATATTCACTGGACTCGGCAACAGGCTCATCTCAATAGTGGTGTTTTGTATCCGAAAGGTGTTTGATATAATCAGTTTTCCCTACATCATGGCTGATTGGAATATCTTCGAGTCGGTATGGACCGTTCCGGGCCAGACATATGGCTACATGGATCAGATCATTCTCGGATGTACCGGAATTACGGCGATCGCGATCCTTCTGGGCGTGATAGCTCTCACCAAAACCTCTTTGGCGCAGAAAATCGGGCTTACGCTTCTGGTCTGCGTGCCGATATTTATCATCAACATCTTTAGGAACGTCTTTGTCATCATGGCCTACTTCGGGCAGTGGTTCCCCTGGTTCGAGGAGGAGCTCACCCACCCGACGATTCCTGGATATGCAAGCTTTTTCTGGTCCCACAATGTCATCTGCGAAGGAGCGGCGTTCCTTCTCATCCTCGTTATCGCCTACCTTCTCTTCCGGTTCTCGCCCGGACTGATCAGCAATATCCGTGAGATCCTCTTTATTTACCGAGACGATATCCGGTTGATGCTCGGCAAAAAGCCGCGGACATAAATATGGACTGTCCGTTCTGTACTGATGATTCATCTTTGTTCGGGAACGATCTCGCCTATGTAAAATGGGATCTCTACCCTGTCTCGCCGGGGCACGTCCTTATTATTCCCCGCCGGCACGTCTCCTCCTGGTTTGATCTCACCGCAGACGAACATGCGGCCGTGAGTGAACTTATCGGGCGTGCCAGAGAGCATCTGGATAAACTCTACTCGCCTGCCGGATACAATATCGGCGTGAACTGCGGGGAAGCTGCCGGCCAGACGGTCATGCATGCCCATCTCCATCTTATCCCAAGATATGCGGGTGATGTACCTAATCCTCGGGGCGGAATCAGGGCCGTAATTCGGGCAAAACAGGATTATCCGAACCTGGAATGACGCCATTTATATAGGATGAGCGGGATTAAATATTATTTATATGTACAAATCCATCGACGAAATAAATGAACGTATTCGTGATGGAAGTGTCCGTGTGGTCAGCGCTGAAGAGATGCCGGATATCGTCGATGAACTCGGCGTTACCGGGGCACTCAAAGAAGTGGACGTGGTCACCACCGGCACTTTCGGCGCGATGTGCTCATCCGGAGCTTTTTTGAACTTCGGCCACTCGGAAATCCCAATAAGAATGGAAAAAATGTGGCTGAATAACGTCGAGGCCTATGCAGGAATAGCAGCCGTCGACTGTTATATCGGAGCAACCCAGGAGTCCACCACGAGAAACTCGGAATACGGCGGGGCCCACGTTATCGAGGACCTTATCGCCGGAAAATCCGTGGAACTCCACGCCCGGGCAAAAGGGACCGACTGCTACCCGAGAACCTCAATAACCAATGAATTTACCATAGATGAACTGAATCAGGCAATAATGGTCAACCCGAGGAACTCGTATCAATCCTATAATGCCGCGACCAATATGAGCGATCGGGCAATACGGACCTATATGGGATTCCTTCTTCCGTCTCACAGAAATATCACCTACTCGGGAGCCGGCTGTCTCTCTCCTCTTCCAAATGATCCGACCTTGTCGGTTATCGGATCCGGAACCCCGATCTTTATCGGCGGAGCGAACGGTGTCGTTGTCGGGGAAGGCACGCAGTCTTCCCCTGGAGCCGGGTTTGGAACCCTCATGACTTCCGGAAACATGAAGGATATGTCTCCCGATTTCATCCGGGCGGCAACCATGACCGGATACGGCGTGACGATGTATGTCGGTGTGGGTATCCCGATCCCTCTCTTGAATGAGGAGATCGTTAAGCACACCGCGGTCCGCGACGAGGATCTGAAGACGAGCATCGTCGATTATGGAACTCCGTTCAGGGACAGACCCGTGATCCGCGAGGTCACCTATGCCGAGCTGAAGAGCGGCTCGATCGAGATCGACGGCGAAGAGGTCCGCTGTTCTCCGCTCTCCAGTTACAAGAAGGCCCGTGAGGTCGCAGCCGAACTAAAGAACCGGATCGAAAACGGTTCTTTTACGATGGCTCTGGCCTCCCGCCCGATCGATTCCCAGAAGAGGAACAAACCGATGGCGGAGAAGGGGTATGTCTGTCATGTCAACGAGATGATGGTCTCGACCTTTGTGACCATCACGGGACAGGAGAGCGTCAAGGAGGCTGCCAAACGTCTCCTGAAAGGCGAGACGAACCATCTCCCGGTGATCGATGCGGAGAACCATTTGATTGGTATCGTGACGACCTACGATGTCTCCAAGGCCTTTGCGAACGATGCGCAGGATCTTACCGTGTCCGAGATAATGACCAAAAACGTCATCACGATCGCCCCGGACGCGCCGGTGGACTTTGCCGCACGGACCCTTCAGCAGCACAACATCGGCGCCCTTGTCGTGATCGATGCATCCAGACATATCCTCGGCATGCTCAACTCGTATGATCTCGGCGATCTTGTCGGCGGGAGGGGACGAAGATGAAACTGATGGTCGAGTTCGATTCGGACGGAGTCCAGTATCCAAACATCGCCGCCGCCATCCTTCGGTCCGGCGTGATGGTGAATGTGGAACGCGCCCTTATCGACGGGGACGAGGGCTGGGCGCTGCTCGATGTCGATGACCGCGATGCGGGAAAATTCATCGCCGCCCTTACAAGAAAAGGAGTCTCGATCCGGATCCAGAAGGATGCGGTGTCCCACAGCCGTACGGACTGCGTGGACTGCGGACTGTGCATCAGCATCTGTCAAAAGCAGGTGTTCTCCTTCGATGAAAACTGGCAGCTCGTCGTCGACTCGGAGCGGTGCGTCCTCTGCGGCAGATGTGCGACCTACTGCCCCCAGCGTGCCCTGAGTATCCAGAAGTAATGATCCGCGAGAAGTTCGCGTACCGCGAAACGATCACCACGATCCTTGCCGACGATACTTCACATGTTGAAGCGGCAAAGGGAGGGATGATCGCGGCCCGGACCGGTGTTGAAGAGTATCTTCTGACCGATCCCTTTTTTCAGATGAGTTACAGTCCGGTCTCTGCCCCGGCAGATGCGCCGGAGTCGGTCCGGTGTATGGCCGCTGCCTCGTTCGAGGCGGATGTCGGGCCTATGGCGGCTGTCGCGGCGACGATCGGCTGGGCAGGCGTCAAAGCGATGCAGAATCGGGGGGCCGCCTTTGGGTTGATTGACAACGGCGGGGATATCGTGCTGTTTTCAAATCGTGAACTGCGGGTCGGGATCTATGCAGGCCCCGCCCCTTCATCCGGGAAGTTCGCATTCCTCATCACGCCGCAGACCGAAATCCTTGGGATATGCACGTCGTCTGCGACCGTCGGGCCTTCGGTCTCGTTTGGGATCGCAGATTCGGTGACCTGTTTTTCCCATGATCCTGCAAAGGCGGATGCCTGGGCGACTGGTCTTTGTAATATCTTAACTCCGGAAAACTTTGACAAGGTCATGAAAAAAGTGGAAGAGTCCTCGGTCTTTGCCGTGTATGCGGTGATCGGCGACTGGATCGGCCGGTGGGGGGATCTGCCCGAGATCGTGCCGGCGCATGTCAGCTATGATCTGATCACGAAAGGTTAGGCGGACATCTCTTTTGCATACTTCACCGCTTCCCGGGAGGATCCCGGGCCGGAAAATGCTTTCAGGAATTTTTCTCCATCCCAGACCGCGATGAAAAACAGCGAACTCTTTTTATCGAATCCGAAGATGATCTCGGAAAGCTCCACATTGGCGATTTTAATCCCGCGCAGGAGCTGCGAAGAGGGCTGGAGCAGCAGACGTTCATAGATATCGATCTCCGGCTCCTCCTCGAATGCGTAGATGTAGGTCTGCAGGGCATTGGTCAGGTCCGAAGTGCAGAGCCGGACCGCCGTCTCTTTAGGCAGCTGACGAATGAGTTCGGCGAGTCTGAAATCATCATCCCCCGATGCTTCGTAGAGTTCATCGGCAAGAGGTTCAAGATCCGAGGCGGAGGTATATGCCATTACGCTGTACTTTTCTGTTGCGTGAATCAATAAAGTATAATGTCTATCTCTTCCTAATTGTTAGGACATGAGAAATGAGGACGTGGACTGGGCACTATTTCATATGATCCCGGAGAATGGGATGCGGACGATCGCAGAACTTGCGGAGCAGTCCGGATTTTCCGAGGATGAAATCAGAGCTTCCCTTGCACGCCTCCAAAAAGCCTGTCTTATCCATGTAAAAGGCGAGGTCGTCTGTGCTCTCTCGATCACCGATATGTTCATGATGAACGAAATACAGCAGCCCTCCTCCGACATCTACATCGAAGACGGCATCATCAAGGTACGAAAATGAATCTCAAACCCGAATCCTATATCCTTAGAATAGGACACCGTCCCGAAAGGGATCAGCGTGTCACCACCCATGTCGGTTTAAGCTCCCGTGCTCTTGGGGCAAGCGGCATGTATCTGGCAGCCGACGATGCAAAGGTCGCCGACAGTATAACCGATGTCGCAACAAGGTTCGGCGGGACCTTCTTCTGCGAAAACAATGTCAAATGGAAGTCCTGCATCAATCAGTTCAAAAAGAGCGGCGGAAAAGTCGTCCACCTGACGATGTACGGTCTTAGGCTTCAGGACGTAATCGCCGATATCAGAAAGGAGGAGAAGGTCATGATCGTTGTAGGTGCGGAAAAAGTCCCGGGCGATCTGTACGAACTTGCCGACTACAATGTTGCCGTCGCAAATCAGCCCCACTCCGAGATCTCCGCCCTTGCTCTCTGTCTCGATCATCTGTATGAAGGAAAGGAGCTCGACCTCGCATTTCCCGATGCCGAACTTGAAGTCCTGCCGACGAAGATAGGGAAGACTACGATCAAACACGAACACGACCAAGAAAAACCATGAAGAGTGTTCTCGTCGCCGGATATACGACCCGCCACGTTGCCGCCTCGGCATCCCGTGCCGGGTATGACGTCTACGCAGTAGATCATTTCTGCGACCAGGATCTGATCTGGTACACGAAGGATCATCTCGCCTTCGATGAACTGGACGAACTGCCATTTGCTGTTGAAGAGATGATGGAAACGCATGATATCGACCATGTCGTTACCACCTCCGGCGCGGAACTTCTCGAAATATCCAACCGTCTTGGAACGCCCGCACATATTGCAGAACGGTTCATGGACAAGGGAAAGACCCAGGATTTTTTCGAAGATCTCGGCGCTCCGGTCCCCAAAAGGCTTGGTCCGGGCGAGTATCCGGCGATGATGAAAACCTTATCCGGTGCGGGTGGCTGGCGGAATGCCTGTGTTCACTCCGATGCCGAACGTGAAGCCTGGGAGGAGTTTGCCGACTATGCTCCCTGCATGGCCCAGGAGCCGATCGACGGCCAGCCGGCAAGCGTTTCATGCCTTGGGACCGGCGATGCGGCCCTTGCTCTCTGTGCAAACGAGCAGATCCTTAGAGGCGGCGACTCCTGTGCCTACGCATTTTCCGGTTCGCTGACCCCGTGCAAACATCCGCTTGCCGAGCGCATGATGGAACTTGCAGAGCAGATCATCGCTGAAAGCGGCTGTGTGGGTTCGGTCGGCGTGGACTTCGTCCTGACTGATGACGAGGCCTATGCGATCGAAATAAATCCCCGGTTCCAGGGAACCGTCGAGACGGTTGAAACCGCTCTCGGCATGAATCTTTTTTCCTTACACCGTGATGCCTGTATGGGCATCCTGCCGGAAAAACGCCCCGAACCGGTGTGTTTCGGCGTAAGAAAGATCCTTGCAGCGCCCAGAAATATCACGATTCAAAAAGAAATGTCCGCTCTGCGAAGCACGATCACCGACATTCCCTACCCCGGTACATCTTTTGAGGAAGGGGAGGTAATGTTCTCCGTGACTGGTTCCGGACCGACCCGCGAGGATGCTTTCTCCTCGCTGGATAAAAATATTAGGGATGCCCTACAATTTATTAAGGAATGACGGTCATCACAGAAGAGCAACTCGGGAATCCGGCAATCTATCAATATCTGCTCAAACTAGTCGGGGAAGAGGGTCTTGAACTCCTTCGCCGCTGGTCAGATGTATCCTATGCACGCAGATGGGTGGAGGAAAAGCTGAGCAGTGAAGATCTTAAGGCAGCCGACAAAGCACGGTTCCTTGCCGAATCAAGACGTTCCGACGAGGATCTTGTCGAAGCGGAACGCAGCGACGAGGAGATCGCCGAACTCACCGGCATCAATCTGAACTCGGTTCGCCACACTCTCTATAACTTATATGAACACCGTCTTGCTGAATACCGCAGGATCAAAAACAACGAAACCGGCTGGCTCACCTATCTTTGGCTTATGCGTATGGATCATATGAACATGGTTCTGCGTAACGAGATGGAGGTCGCAGCGGGAAAACTGGCGGGCAGACTGAGATACGATGAGGCCAACGACTTTTACCAGTGTAAAAACTGCGGTATCACGACGACCTTCAATAATGCCATGACGACCAACTTCTCCTGCCCTCA from Methanocorpusculum labreanum Z includes:
- a CDS encoding MarC family protein yields the protein MIRQAFVATGVAGVLMLTFLIFNNLLFDLLGIELESFKVAGGIILFILGLQIVLGLEIGGSSAGHKSLESSDRIGKKSMAGVIIGTPVMCGPGTITTVMILGAQDGIILTLVAVILALFCIWLILIFSAQIKKLLGETVLVILSKIVGLLLTAIAVHTIWTGILGLIALSVA
- a CDS encoding ATP-grasp domain-containing protein → MKSVLVAGYTTRHVAASASRAGYDVYAVDHFCDQDLIWYTKDHLAFDELDELPFAVEEMMETHDIDHVVTTSGAELLEISNRLGTPAHIAERFMDKGKTQDFFEDLGAPVPKRLGPGEYPAMMKTLSGAGGWRNACVHSDAEREAWEEFADYAPCMAQEPIDGQPASVSCLGTGDAALALCANEQILRGGDSCAYAFSGSLTPCKHPLAERMMELAEQIIAESGCVGSVGVDFVLTDDEAYAIEINPRFQGTVETVETALGMNLFSLHRDACMGILPEKRPEPVCFGVRKILAAPRNITIQKEMSALRSTITDIPYPGTSFEEGEVMFSVTGSGPTREDAFSSLDKNIRDALQFIKE
- a CDS encoding UPF0280 family protein; translation: MIREKFAYRETITTILADDTSHVEAAKGGMIAARTGVEEYLLTDPFFQMSYSPVSAPADAPESVRCMAAASFEADVGPMAAVAATIGWAGVKAMQNRGAAFGLIDNGGDIVLFSNRELRVGIYAGPAPSSGKFAFLITPQTEILGICTSSATVGPSVSFGIADSVTCFSHDPAKADAWATGLCNILTPENFDKVMKKVEESSVFAVYAVIGDWIGRWGDLPEIVPAHVSYDLITKG
- the artA gene encoding archaeosortase A, which codes for MLDTLILCTLIISLVAFLLTLIPGKYDKYTAITGWIMVELSFLFMLPDLLEEGNFFYPLLAIAGIPLVYITIKRLLIRDQHILRLTYAAAICGIVYAPFAIFTGLGNRLISIVVFCIRKVFDIISFPYIMADWNIFESVWTVPGQTYGYMDQIILGCTGITAIAILLGVIALTKTSLAQKIGLTLLVCVPIFIINIFRNVFVIMAYFGQWFPWFEEELTHPTIPGYASFFWSHNVICEGAAFLLILVIAYLLFRFSPGLISNIREILFIYRDDIRLMLGKKPRT
- a CDS encoding YbhB/YbcL family Raf kinase inhibitor-like protein, producing MDTITIHVGTHGLTASSTFDGGNISPKIELLGVPKEVQYVGMIVQNKSGGENYKCIWSVWNIPSVGYIPPGYDVGPAPKFPFPAVQGVNDFGEHAWHGPSPGLGITDRLLFQVFGRTEPLIISANAKMDEVIEAFRDGKTTAHGSLEVTYQG
- a CDS encoding homocysteine biosynthesis protein; this encodes MYKSIDEINERIRDGSVRVVSAEEMPDIVDELGVTGALKEVDVVTTGTFGAMCSSGAFLNFGHSEIPIRMEKMWLNNVEAYAGIAAVDCYIGATQESTTRNSEYGGAHVIEDLIAGKSVELHARAKGTDCYPRTSITNEFTIDELNQAIMVNPRNSYQSYNAATNMSDRAIRTYMGFLLPSHRNITYSGAGCLSPLPNDPTLSVIGSGTPIFIGGANGVVVGEGTQSSPGAGFGTLMTSGNMKDMSPDFIRAATMTGYGVTMYVGVGIPIPLLNEEIVKHTAVRDEDLKTSIVDYGTPFRDRPVIREVTYAELKSGSIEIDGEEVRCSPLSSYKKAREVAAELKNRIENGSFTMALASRPIDSQKRNKPMAEKGYVCHVNEMMVSTFVTITGQESVKEAAKRLLKGETNHLPVIDAENHLIGIVTTYDVSKAFANDAQDLTVSEIMTKNVITIAPDAPVDFAARTLQQHNIGALVVIDASRHILGMLNSYDLGDLVGGRGRR
- a CDS encoding transcription factor S, which produces MMFCPTCGKLMKSKDGQLCCSKCGYTETITAENKEQMKKVAYMQENDILIVEEGADMGTKPTIAIKCPNCGHGIAEWWLRQLRSADESEVRFFRCTKCKHTWREYD
- a CDS encoding TATA-box-binding protein, which produces MSNLPEDSLKIENIVASTKVNDSLDLVALAAQIPGAEYNKQRFPGVVLRMQNPKIAALVFGSGKVVLTGAKSLENLTKGLEYLVALLKELKINILDNPTYTVQNIVTSADLGSRINLNKIAMSFNLDKIEYEPEQFPGLVYRLDDPKVVVLLFGSGKLIITGGKKTADAKKAVKKIYDDLISLKLLQIE
- a CDS encoding tRNA (cytidine(56)-2'-O)-methyltransferase is translated as MNLKPESYILRIGHRPERDQRVTTHVGLSSRALGASGMYLAADDAKVADSITDVATRFGGTFFCENNVKWKSCINQFKKSGGKVVHLTMYGLRLQDVIADIRKEEKVMIVVGAEKVPGDLYELADYNVAVANQPHSEISALALCLDHLYEGKELDLAFPDAELEVLPTKIGKTTIKHEHDQEKP
- a CDS encoding 4Fe-4S binding protein; the encoded protein is MKLMVEFDSDGVQYPNIAAAILRSGVMVNVERALIDGDEGWALLDVDDRDAGKFIAALTRKGVSIRIQKDAVSHSRTDCVDCGLCISICQKQVFSFDENWQLVVDSERCVLCGRCATYCPQRALSIQK
- a CDS encoding pirin family protein; protein product: MAEKEVIRVERLGFPFVTDNPFLFCAHHKDMYPKGERDLGPAVSLSGRNLGNDFVIKNGFRMYHGQRVPGFPVHPHRGFETITATIQGYVDHSDSLGSSGRYCNGDVQWMTAGSGCQHAEMFPLVHADRENPLELFQIWLNLPAKDKLAQPHYRMLWAEDIPVITSRDAAGKASTIRLIAGVWDGKRAPAPSPASWATDPDNHVRVLLIRMAPGAELRIPAVTSTISRNLYFYDGDKIMIGTKEIGPYSRVVLPGGEDISIHAGNARCSLLLLEGEPINEPIARYGPFVMNTPEEIQEAYRDFRQTEFGGWPWDVPDPVHDIGENRFARYVDGHVEERRSYHDPGLDD
- the tsaA gene encoding tRNA (N6-threonylcarbamoyladenosine(37)-N6)-methyltransferase TrmO, with product MDHLTIYTDGASRGNPGQAAAAWLILRGDEVLESDVLTLGLATNNAAEYSALNSALRRAVKFCKPKETNVEVFSDSNLMISQMTGRYAVRSADLRPLYEKAKQLASEFASVSYTHVPRENAYVGSCDWLCNNALDLLSLKSAPAQKNAPNKIECTPIGIVHSPFERQDDAPRQGIFTDKPSRITIYEKYRDGLFGLAAGDKVFILCWFDRAERDVLKVKPHGHGKGEMRGVFSTRAPVRPNPISLTLVTIISINDLVLTVKGLEALDNTPVLDIKPYYADIDS
- a CDS encoding HIT family protein; protein product: MDCPFCTDDSSLFGNDLAYVKWDLYPVSPGHVLIIPRRHVSSWFDLTADEHAAVSELIGRAREHLDKLYSPAGYNIGVNCGEAAGQTVMHAHLHLIPRYAGDVPNPRGGIRAVIRAKQDYPNLE